GCGATCGAACAGGCCGAACAGCTGCCGAGCCTCAAGCAGTTGGCTGAGGTCGGTGGGCTGAGCCCGTATCATTTTCACCGGGTGTTCAAGGCAGTCACCGGCCTGACGCCCAAGGGCTACGCCAATGCGCATCGAGGCCAGAAAGTCCGGCAGAAATTGTCCGGCAGCGGGTCCATTACCGATGCGCTCTATGACGCAGGGTTCAACTCCAATAGCCGTTTCTATGCAGCATCCGGCACGCTATTGGGCATGAAACCCGGGCAGTATCGTGACGCAGGGGCCAATACTGAAATCCGCTTTGCGGTAGGGGAATGTTCCCTGGGGGCGATTCTGGTCGCACAAAGCGCCCTGGGCGTCTGCGCGATCCTGCTGGGTGAAGATCCGCACACCTTGATCGATGACTTTCAGCACCAGTTTCGCAACGCCACGCTGATTGGCGCCGACCCTGATTTTGAGTTGCTGGTGGCCCAGGTCGTGGGTTTCGTCGAGGCACCGTCCATGGGGCTTGATCTGCCGCTGGACCTACGCGGTACGGCCTTTCAGCAGCGGGTCTGGAGCGCCTTGAAAGACATTCCGCCAGGCACCACGGCCAGTTATGCCGAAATTGCCCAGCAGATTGGCGCGCCCAAGTCGTTTCGCGCCGTGGCCCAGGCATGCGGTGCCAATCGCCTGGCCGTGGCCATTCCTTGTCACCGGGTGGTACGCAGCGACGGCAATCTTTCAGGCTATCGCTGGGGTGTGGAGCGCAAGCGGGAGTTGCTGGATCGGGAGGCGAAATCCTCCCGGATGCCACCCATCAACGTCTGACGTCGACCACCACCCTGCCCCGAACTTCACCTTTGAGCAGTTGCGCAGCGGCTTCGATCACTTCGCTCAAGCCGATTTCATGGCTGATCAGCGGCAGTAGAGACAGGTCCAGATCTCGACCCAGCCGGTCCCAGGCTTCGATGCGGTCGGCCCGGGGCCGGGTCACGCTGTCGATACCCGCCAGGGTTATCCCGCGCAGGATGAAGGGTGCCACTGAACCGGGAAAGTCCATGCCTTGAGCAAGTCCGCAGGCTGCGACGGTGCCGCGATAACGCATGGCGGCGCAGACGTTGGCCAGGGTGTGGCTGCCGATGGAGTCGATGGCGCCCGCCCAGCGTTCCTTGGTCAATGGCTTGCCCGGCTCGGACAACGTTGCCCGGTCGATGACTTCAGCCGCGCCGAGTTTTTCAAGGTAAGCGCTTTCGTTCAAGCGTCCTGTGGAAGCAACGACTCGATAACCCAATCTGGCAAGGATTGCCACGGCAAAGCTGCCAACTCCGCCGTTGGCGCCGGTGACCAGAATGTCTCCCTTGTCGGGCGTCACGCCATTGTTCTCCAGCGCCATGACCGCCAGCATTGCGGTGTAGCCAGCGGTGCCGATGGCCATGGACTGGGCAGGCGTGAAAGCCTTAGGCAGCGGGATCAGCCATTTGCCTTGCAGACGCGCTTTTTCCGCCAGTCCGCCCCAATGCCCTTCCCCCACGCCCCAGCCATTGAGCAGCACGGCATCGCCAATGGAGAAATCTGCATCGCTGCTGGCGCTGACCGTGCCGACCAGATCCACACCCGGCACCATGGGAAAGCTGCGCACGATGGGGCCGGCGCCGGTAATCGCCAGGGCGTCTTTATAGTTCAGCGTGCTGTAGGAAACGTCGACGTTGACGTCGCCCTGCGGTAGCGAATCTTCGTTGAGCTTCGTCAGGGAAACCCGGTAACCCGCCATGTCGCGGCTTGCCGGGTCGTCTTTTTCGATCAAGATGCCTCTGAACTCAGTACCGTAGACCATGGTGCCTCCTGTTTAGACCGATCGTCTTTAAATACGCCAAAAGAATCACTGCGGCAGTCCGCGCAGAAATCCGCTGATGAATGTATTGAGGGGAACATCGCTTTTGACCAGCCGGGCGCGCAGTACCGCCCCTTCCCAGCCGATCCAGAAAAACGCAGCCAATTCGTCGCAGTCAGCGTCTTTGGCCAGTTCTCCGGCCCGTTGAGCTTCTTGCAGGCATTGGCTCAAACGGGCCTGCCAGGCGAGAAAGATCGTTTCGAGCGTCTCCCGAAAACCGTCGGGGAGCATGCCGACTTCCTGCCCCAGATTGCCCACCATGCAGCCACGGCGATAATCATGCCTGGCCATGCCGGCCTTAGCGTTTTGCACGAATCCCACCAGCCGTTCCAGCGGAGTGTGGGATTCGTTGAGCAGCCAGCGATCAAGCATTTGTGCGAAATACTCGGCGTAGTTGTCCAGCACCGCGCGCCCAAACGCTTCCTTGCTCTCGAAGTAGTGATAGAACGAGCCTTTCGGCACGCCCACCTGCTTGAGAATGTAATCGATGCCGGTCGCCATGAAACCCTGTTCGGTGAGCACTTCCGTGCCGCAGCGAAGCAGGGCCGCGCGGGTTTCGAAATTTTCCCTATCGACCTTGGGCGGACGGCCTGGGCGGCGGGGTTTCCGGGCATCGGTGTGGTGCGCTTCTTTGGTCCTGGGCTGGATATTAGACCGATCGTCTTTTATGTCAATACGCCCTTTGGTTCGGTTGCCAAACAGGCGAAATCGACGCTCAATAGCGACTTCACATTCGCGCGCAACGGAGCACACATGACTGCCTGGCCTGATCGTCGCATTCTTGAACTGTTCGATATTCAGCTTCCGATTCTGCAAGCTCCGATGGCGGGTGCCAGTGGTTCGGCGCTGGCAATTGCGGTTGGCAATGCCGGAGGTCTGGCCTCATTGCCCTGCGCGATGTTGAGCCACCAACAAATCCGCGATGAAGTCGCGCTTTTTCGTCAGCACAGCAAGGCGCCGTTGAATCTCAATTTCTTCTGTCACCAAACGCCCGCCGATGACCCCCAGCGAGCCGCTGGCTGGAAAGATGCCTTGCGGCCCTACTATCAGGAACTGGGTGCCGATTTCACTGCGCCCTCGCCGGTGTCCAGCCGCGCGCCGTTTGATCCCGCCAGCTGTGAACTGGTGGAAGAGCTCAAGCCAGAGGTGGTCAGTTTCCATTTCGGGCTGCCGGATGCCGCGCTGCTGGCACGCGTCAAAGCCAGTGGCGCCAAAGTGATTTCATCGGCAACCACCGTCGCCGAGGCGATCTGGCTGGAACAGCACGGTTGCGACGCCATCATCGCCATGGGCTACGAAGCTGGCGGGCATCGGGGCATGTTTTTGAGCGAAGCGTTGTACTCGCAAGTCGGCACGCTGGCCCTGGTGCCGCAAATCGTCGACGCGGTGAGTCTGCCGGTCATCGCTGCCGGCGGGATTGCCGATGGTCGCACGATGGCGGCGGCGTTCATTCTCGGTGCCTCGGCGGTGCAAGTAGGGACGGCTTACCTGTTCTGCCCGGAATCCACCACCAACAAACTGCATCGGGAAGCACTGCGCACCGCCGACGAAAGCCAGACCGCTCTCACCAACATCTTCACCGGACGCCCTGCCCGCGGCATCGTTAACCGTGTCATGCGTGAATTGGGCCCTATCAGCACGATTGCTTCGGCATTTCCGTTGGCGGGCGGTCCGTTGATTCCACTGCGGGCCGTTGCCGAACCCAAGGGCAATCCTGACTTCATGAGTCTCTGGGCGGGACAAGCCGTGGGCATCAAACATCAATATTCGGCCGCGCAGCTGACCGAGACCATGGCGCAGCAGGCGCTGAAAAAACTTGTAAGCCGTTGAAACTCCGCTTCCCCTGACACGACCTGACGCTATATATTTCGATATATAGCGAGTGGCCGGTAGCAATCTGCCATTCAATCATCGTGTCGCTGTCTCGGAGCTATTCAATGGGTTTTTCCTCCACGGGTGTTGCGTTCAAGTCCCTGACTGGCATGCTTGCCGCCCTGGCAATGGGCAGTGCTTTCGCAGATGAAGTGCAAGTGGCCGTCGCCGCCAACTTCACCGTGCCCATCCAGGCCATTGCCAAGGATTTCGAAAAAGACACCGGCCACAAACTGGTGGCCTCGTTCGGCGCAACCGGGCAGTTCTATACCCAGATCAAGAACGGCGCGCCTTTCGAAGTGTTCCTCTCTGCCGACGACACCACGCCTGCCAAACTTGAACAGGAAGGCGACAGCGTCAAAGGTTCGCGCTTCACCTATGCAGTCGGCACTTTGGCGTTGTGGTCGGCCAAGGAAGGTTATGTCGACGACAAAGGCGAAGTGCTCAAGGGCAATAAGTTCGAACATCTGTCCATCGCCAATCCCAAGGCCGCGCCTTATGGTCTGGCGGCGACTCAAGTGCTCGACAAGTTGGGCCTGACCGACGCCACGAGGCCGAAAATCGTTGAAGGCCAGAGCATCACGCAGGCGTACCAATTCGTCTCCACCGGCAATGCCGAGCTGGGTTTCGTTGCGCTCTCGCAGATTTTCAAGGATGGCAAACTCACCAGCGGTTCGGCCTGGATCGTACCGGCCGACCTGCATGATCCTATCAAGCAGGACGCCGTTATCCTCAACAAAGGCAAGGACAACGCAGCCGCCAAGGCGTTGATCGAATACCTCAAGGGTCCGAAAGCCGCCGCCGTGATCAAGTCGTTCGGGTACCAGTTGTAAATGCCACTGGACGCCTCTGACCTTGCTGCCATCTGGCTGACGCTGAAACTGGCGTCGCTGACCACGGTCATTCTGCTGGTGATCGGCACGCCCATTGCGTTGTGGCTGGCGCACACCCGCTCGTGGCTCAAAGGCCCGATCGGGGCAATTGTTGCGCTGCCGCTGGTATTGCCACCTACGGTCATTGGCTTCTATCTGCTGCTACTGCTGGGACCCAATGGTGCTGTGGGTCAGTTCACCCAACACCTGGGCATTGGCACGCTGACCTTCAGCTTCCCGGGTCTGGTGATCGGTTCGGTGTTGTACTCCATGCCGTTCGTGGTGCAGCCGTTGCAAAATGCCTTCGCCGCGATGGGTCCACGGCCTCTGGAAGTGGCCGCGACCCTGCGCGCCAATCCATGGGACACCTTCTTCAGTGTGGTTTTGCCACTGGCCAAGCCAGGCTTTATCACCGGCGCCATTCTCGGCTTTGCTCACACCGTGGGCGAATTTGGCGTGGTCTTGATGATTGGCGGCAATATTCCCGAGAAAACCCGGGTGGTCTCCGTGCAGATCTTCGATCACGTCGAATCCATGGAATACCTGCAAGCCCACTGGCTGGCGGGCGCCATGGTGGTGTTCTCATTTCTGGTTCTTCTGGCGCTCTACTCCAGCGGCAAGACCAAATCCGGCTGGAGCTGACCGATGACGTCGCAAATACAGGTGCGCTTGCAGGTTGCCTACCCGGAGTTTTCCGTAGACGTGGATTTGGCCCTGCCGGGCAAAGGCGTCACCGCGCTTTACGGTCATTCCGGTTCAGGCAAGACCACTTGCCTGCGCTGCATTGCCGGTCTTGAAAAAGCTCAAAGCGGTTACATAAATATCAACGGCGAGGTATGGCAGGACAGCGTCAACGGTATATTCCTTCCACCGCATAAACGCGCGCTGGGTTATGTGTTTCAGGAGGCCAGCCTGTTTGCGCATCTGTCGGTGCAGGACAATCTCGAATTCGGCATGCGGCGTATCCGCAAAGCAGAGCGCCGCATCGATATGACTCAAGCCACGCAGCTATTGGGCATTGAGCATCTGCTGGGACGTCGGCCTGACAAACTTTCCGGAGGTGAACGGCAGCGGGTTGGTATTGCCCGGGCGCTGTTGACCAGCCCTCGCCTGCTGTTGCTCGACGAGCCACTGGCCGCGTTGGATGCCAAACGCAAAGGTGAAATCCTGCCGTATCTCGAGCGCCTGCATGACGAGCTGGACATCCCCGTGCTGTATGTCAGTCACTCTCAGGATGAGGTTGCGCGTCTGGCCGATCATCTGGTGTTGCTCAGCGAAGGTCGAGTGCTTGCCAGCGGGCCGATTGGTGAAACCCTGGCCAGGCTCGACCTGCCGCTGGCCATGGGCGACGACGCTGGCGTGGTCGTTCAGGGGGTGGTCAGCGCCTACGATGCCGACTACCAATTGCTCAGCCTGCGCCTGCCCGGCAGCGATCTAGTAATGCGCGTTGCGCATACGCCTCTGGCGACCGGCACGTCGCTGCGTTTCAAGATCCAGGCCCGTGACGTCAGCCTCACTCGGCAACCGGACGAGCACAGCAGTATCCTCAATCGCTTGCCGGTCACGGTAATCAGCGAAGTTGCTGCGGACAATGCTGCGCATGTGTTGGTAGGTCTCGATGCTGCCGGCACGCCATTACTGGCGCGAATCACCCGTTATTCCCGCGACCAGTTGCAGCTGTCTGTGGGCCAGCAGTTATGGGCACAAATCAAGTCGGTCGCGGTGCTGGCCTGATCAAGCTGTAAATAGTCGGCACCACTGCGTAGGGCTGCGGTCAATGGATTTAACTGCCCTACGGACCGATTGCCATGCCCGACACCACCGTCATCGCACAACTTCCCTCTGACCTGCACTACGTCGAAGATACCCAGGTTGGCCTGAGTCGGAAGATCCTGCGGGGCAAATTCGTCTATTTCGATGCGCAAGGCCAACGCATCAAGGATGAAGCCGAAATCAAACGCATCAATGCGCTGGTGATACCGCCCGCCTACACCGATGTGTGGATCTGCGCCGACCCGCAAGGTCATCTGCAGGCGACCGGGCGCGACGCACGGGGGCGCAAACAATATCGCTATCACCCGCGCTGGCGGGAAGTTCGTGATCAGAACAAGTATTCACGCATGGTCGAGTTCGGACTGGCCTTGCCCAAGGTGCGCAAGAAAATCGAGGCGCAACTCGCGCAGCCGGGTATTGGCCGGGACAAGGTGATGGCGACGGTTATTTCATTGCTCGATGCAACCCTGATCCGTATCGGCAACAGTCAATATGCCCGGGACAACCGTTCGTATGGATTGACCACCCTGCGCAACAAACACGTTGCCGTACGTGGCAATTCGATCCTCTTCGAGTTTCGCGGTAAAAGTGGCGTTGAGCATAAAATCAGTGTGACGGACCGACGGCTGGCCAGGGTTATAAAGCGCTGCATGGAATTGCCGGGGCAGAACCTGTTTCAATATCTGGACGATGACGGCGAACGCCATACCGTCAGTTCTTCGGACATCAATGCGTATCTGCAAAGCCTGACCGGCGCGGATTTCACCGCCAAGGACTATCGCACCTGGGCCGGCAGCGCATTGGCCCTGGCGACGCTGCGCAAGCTTGATTGGGAGCCAGAGGGTGATGCGAAGAAACATATTGTCGACATGGTGAAGGCGGTTTCCCGACAGCTGGGCAACACGCCTGCCATTTGCCGCAAGTGCTACATCCACCCGGCAGTCATGGAAGGGTTTCTACAGGGAGAGCTTGCCAAACTGCCGCGCAGCCGCCAGCGCAAGGGGTTGCGCGCCGAAGAGGTCGCGCTGGCAAGTTTCCTGCAAAACCTTATGGATAAGGCCGCAGAGTTGGTTGTGCAGGATGACTGAGCGCGGAGCCTGGGTACCGCTGCCGGTGAGTGGCTGGCATCCGCTCACTGGCCAGTTGATTAGTTGGTTAGTTGGTTAGTTGGTTTTTCATCATTGCCCGACGCGTTCTCGCCACACTTCAGGCGCCGGCGTTGCTTTGCTTGCCGTTGACGTCATAGGTATTGGACAGCTCCTCGATCGTGGCAAGGAAATTCTTGACCGCGTGCTGGACCTCAGTCAGTAGAACATCGGATTGCACAGCGGGATTTTCGAACCGACTGAACAGGTTGTCTACACCAAGTCCCGTAGCGCGGCGACTGGTCAATACATACAAAACGTCTACTCCGATGCTCGCCAACGCTGCCAGATAGTCAGCCTTGGGCACGCGCTCACCACTTTCGTACTTGCCTTGAGCATTCGCGGCGACCCCGCCCAGCTGGCCCATTTCGCGCTGGGACAGGCCCAGGCGCTTGCGCTCTTCTCTCAGTCTTGTGCCTATTTCACTCATGGATCTGGATACTCCCGCCATCACGAGCCGCAAGTTTCTCAAAAAAATCGGCGGATTAAAACGGTCTGTTGGGCTTTCCAGATACCAAACATTACCGTAGGACCGTTCGCACCTGGCAATAGGCCGTTTCCTACGCTACAACAGTAGTGTCAACTGTTCCAGCGCAAACCCTTCACATTTCTCTGATGGCCTGCGGGCTATTAGTTGCAGTCATAAATAAAGGGCTATTGAAAATTAAATCTTGATAAACGTAGTTTATCGTTCCAAGGAAAACTTGTGACTGAACGCCCTATTATCTTTAGTGCCCCCATGGTCAATGCGATTCTGTCGGGCAAAAAAAGCGTAACTCGTCGCATCATTAAATTCCCTCTGCGTCGTCTGGTTGCGAAGGATCAGGCCGGCCCTGGGGCGCACTACGCAGGCGGTATACAACAGGAATCAAGCGATGGCCCGCCTCAACTTGATCTGCAAAGTCATTTCGCGGAAGGCCCCGCCGGGCTTTGTCCCTATGGTCAACCGGGCACCACGCTGTGGCTCAAGGAAGCTTTTTACGCTTTCGGGCGCTGGGAGATGCATCCCAATAAAAAAAGCGGCCGTAACGACTGGCGCTTTATCGATATGACCGTCGGATCCGGGCTTGACTACGGCTTTAGCGAACCGGCGCGCTACGTCAAGACCTCCCGCGACGATCCTGCCCCGACATGGTGGCTGCGGCCGAGTCTGTTCATGCCCCGACGCGCTTCACGGGTTGACCTGGAAGTCACCGAGATACGCATCGAGCGCTTGCGTGACATTACCGATGAACAGGCGCGAGCGGAGGGGTTTTCGCCGATGCATGACGGTGTCCACATGTATTTCGTCAATCACCTGCCCCATCCCAGCACCGGCATGAGTATCACCGCGGTGATTGCCTTCGCCCTGTACTGGCAACGGCTGCATGGCAATGATTCATGGAACGAAAATCCATGGGTATGGGTGGTGAGCTTTCGCAGGCTGGACAAGCCGACCAAGTCTTAGTGTGCCCTGAGGTCGCAGATATGGACTGAACGATCCGGCCCGTCGCCGGATCGTAGTCATATCAACTCAAGGAGACGTTTCCCATGGCACATGACAAACGCACCGTTCGCAACGACAACATCAACGACCCCGATGCAAGCCCGGCCGACATCGCCGACCATCAACAACGCACCGAAGAAACCCGCCAAGAGGAAGAGCAGACCGGCGGCGATCACGATGATCAGGGGCACACTCCTAAGGTGCCCGATTCGACCAGCCCTCGCTGAGCGGGCGCTCTCCCACATACACTGACGCTCCGGGTTTCGCCCCGTTTATTCATTTGTACAAGGCTGGACGATGACTTCACAGCGCAATACGCCAGACAACCACGCCCTGTCTCCTCTGCCGATAGCGAATCACACAGGCTTCGTCCGGGTGCGGGGTGCGCGTGAGCACAATCTGAAGAACGTCGACGTCGACATACCCCGTGACGCACTGGTGGTCTTCACCGGCGTATCGGGGTCCGGCAAATCGTCGCTGGCCTTCTCAACCTTGTATGCCGAGGCGCAGCGTCGTTACTTCGAATCGGTGGCGCCGTATGCCAGGCGTTTGATTGATCAGGTCGGCGTGCCGGATGTGGACTCCATCGAAGGGCTGCCGCCTGCCGTGGCATTGCAGCAACAACGGGGTTCGCCCAGCGCCCGGTCTTCAGTGGGCAGCGTGACCACGCTTTCCAGCCTGATCCGCATGCTCTACTCCCGTGCCGGCAGTTATCCACCCGGCCAGCCGATGCTCTACGCCGAGGATTTTTCACCCAATACCCCGCAGGGCGCTTGCCCGCAATGCCACGGGCTGGGTCGGGTTTACGAAGTGACAGAGCAAACGATGGTGCCAGACGACTCGCTGACCATTCGCCAGCGCGCCATCGCCTCCTGGCCAACTGCATGGCAGGGCCAGAACCTGCGCGACATTCTCGTCACCATGGGTTACGACGTGGACACTCCTTGGCGCGATCTACCTAAAAAGCAACGCGACTGGATCCTGTTTACCGACGAGCAGCCAACGGTTCCGGTCTACGCAGGCCTGACGCCGGAAGAGACCCGCGTCGCGCTCAAACGCAAACTCGAGCCGAGCTATCAAGGGACGTTTACCGGCGCCCGGCGCTATGTGCTGCACACGTTCAGCCATTCGCAAAGCGCGCTGATGAAGAAGCGTGTGGCGCAATTCATGATCGGCAGCCCGTGCTCGCTGTGTGACGGTAAACGCCTCACCCGCGCGGCGCTGTCGGTCACCTTTGCCGGCCTGGATATCGGCGAGCTGTCGCGGATGCCGTTATTGCAACTGGCCCAGGTGTTGAAGCCGGTGGCTGACGAGAAATTCCTGGCCCAGAACCTCGTCGAGGGTGAAGTCGTTACTCCGGAGGAGTCCAGGCGGACCCGTAAACAACGCGCGGCCCAAGGCAAATCTGACCATTCGGCGGCCCCGGACGTAAGACTGACGCCCAGCCTTTCCATCGAAAAACGGTTGGCGGCGCAACGTATTGCCGAGGATCTGCTGGCCAGAGTCAGCACCCTGACCGAACTGGGCCTTGGTTATCTATCACTGGATCGCAGCACCCCGACACTGTCATCCGGGGAATTGCAGCGCCTGCGTCTGGCCACCCAGCTGGGCTCGCAACTGTTTGGCGTGATCTACGTGCTCGATGAGCCGTCCGCAGGTTTGCATCCGGCTGATGGCGAAGCGTTGTTCAGCGCTCTGCAACGTCTGAAGGCCGCGGGCAACTCGTTATTTGTCGTGGAGCATGATCTGGAAACCATGCGCAGGGCCGACTGGCTCATTGATGTCGGCCCGGCTGCGGGTGAGCAAGGTGGACGCATTCTCTACAGCGGTCCTCCTGCGGGGCTTGCCGAGGTCGAAGCTTCGCAGACTCGGCTGCATCTGTTTGCCGAGCACCAGCCCCAGGCCCATACCCGACGCGAGCCTTCGGGCTGGTTACGCCTGGAAGGTGTTACGCGAAATAACCTGAACGACCTCAGCGCCGAATTTCCGCTGGGCTGCTTTACCGCAGTGACGGGGATTTCTGGCTCTGGCAAATCCAGCCTGGTCAGTCACGCGCTGCTGGAACTGGTAGGCGCGCATCTGGGGCGTCCGGCTCAGGATCACACCCAGGAAACACCCAGCCTTGAAGATGACGCACCGCAAACCAGCGATGGCAGAGTCATCGAAGGGCTTGAAGGCATTCGTCGTCTGGTTCAGGTCGATCAGAAACCTATCGGGCGTACGCCACGTTCCAACCTCGCGACCTATACCGGTTTGTTTGATCAGGTCCGGAAGATCTTTGCTGCCACTCCCCAGGCGCGCAGCGAAGGGTACGATGCCGGTCAGTTTTCCTTCAACGTCGCCAAGGGTCGCTGTCCCATCTGTGAAGGGGAAGGCTTTGTCAGCGTTGAATTGCTGTTCATGCCCAGCGTCTACGCGCCCTGCCCGACGTGTCATGGCGCCCGCTATAACCCGCAGACCCTGACGGTAACCTGGCAAGGGCTGAACATTGCGCAGGTCCTGCAACTGACTGTCGACCAGGCTGTGATTCAGTTCGCGGGTGAGCCGCCAGTGCTTCGCGCCCTGGAAGTGCTGCGCGATATTGGCCTGGGCTATTTGCGCTTGGGTCAGCCGGCAACTGAATTGTCCGGTGGCGAAGCGCAGCGCATCAAACTGGCAACCGAGTTGCAGCGCACCCAACGCGGCGCGACGTTATACGTGCTGGACGAACCCACCACAGGTCTTCACCCGACCGACGTTGATCGGCTGCTGATACAACTCAACACGCTGGTGGATGCCGGCAATACCGTCATCGTGGTCGAACACGAGATGCGTGTGGTCGCGCAGAGTGATTGGGTTATCGATATCGGCCCGGGAGCGGGCGACGAAGGTGGCCGCATCGTAGCCAGCGGCACTCCAGCGACCGTGGCCAAGGTCAAGACGAGTCGGACCGCGCCATTTCTCAAGCCTTTACTGGGCCGCTAACGAGTGGATTTGCCGCCCGCCGTTGCAGACGGGTGGCGGTTCAGTTAAGCGGCAATGCCAGCATTTAAGGTATTCCATCCGATCGAACATGCCTTGCAATCAGTTGGTGGTAAAGTGGCGGCCTGTACAGTGGTAGCCATCAGGACGCCACTACACGCAGTGAGTATTTCTGAGGTTCACGGCATGCGTTATATCTTTCCAACATTGGCACTGAGTTTTCTGATCACCCAAGGCGCGATGGCGGCTGGCGACGGTACTGCCGCAATTGGCGGCGGCCTGGGCGGCGCTTTGGGTAATGTCATCGGGCAACAAATGGGTGGCAGCACCGGCGCGGCGGTAGGCGCTGGCGTCGGCGGCGCTGCGGGCAGTGCTGTAGGCGCACGCAAGGGCAGTCGAACTGAGGCAGCCATCGGTGGCGGCATCGGCTCTGCCGGCGGCTCGTTGATCGGCAACCAATTGGGCGGCAGCACCGGCTCCACCATTGGCGCTGGCCTGGGTGGCGCAGCAGGCGGTGCAGTGGGTAACAACCTCGGCAGCAGCAGCAACGACAAAAGCCATTCCCGCAAGCACAAGAACAAGCGTAATCATCGTCGCAACTGATCTGTAGCTTGTCCGCTCCGGTCCTCCGGAGCGGCACCAGTGATACAACCAGATCGAGGTCAACCCGCTCCAACACTCCAACAGGCTGACCACGGCATGTCTGCAATCGAGACTGTTGTCGGCAGCCTTGATGCATCCAAATGCACACGTTAACGCGGCTAGCCCATCCGAACGGAAAGTTCGTTTCTGCGCTCACTCTGCGTTGCAGTAATATTTTATAACACCCCTAATTCTCCTCAGCGCCCACGCCAGAGAGCTTTGTTACGTTAATTGCCGACGGCTCGTAGAGTATTTGCCTGCAACACTATTTACTCAAAAAACCTGTCTTGCTAAGTTATCAACAAATGGCTCGGACTTATGGCATGATTTCATTAGCATCAGGTTATTTGGCAAAGGCGCTTCGGGCTCGTTTGCACGATTACAAAGTCCAGTGCAAGTTTCTCAAGAATGGAACATTGGAGTTAGTGTTAACTCACGTTAACAGTCAGGAGACATATGCTATTTCAGGGGTCGCTAGAATGAATTATTTCAACACGCTTGCCGTGACCCGGCTGGCGAACTTCCTATTGTCCGAAATTGAAACATGTCAAACTTTGAACCTTCTGAGTTCTGGATCACGGCCTGCAGCCCACCAGCGGAAAACCGAGCACTGCTCCGTTAAAAAAACAAGCCTCGCTTCGCGCATTCAATTACTCACGGTATGAACAGTTTGCATGTCAGGCTGCGCAACGAGCGGATCAGGATAGGCATGCCTCAGTACTCATTTGCGGCGATAGGCGGTGTCAAACCTAACGCGCAGGTCAAGTATGAAAGTGGGCGTCGGTTGCCTCGTGGGGATTACCTGGCCGCGATAGCCGGCACCGGAATCGACTTGCTGTTCATTCTTACCGGAAAACGCTCGGTCGGACTGTCGCAACTCGTCGGCCACGAACGAACATTCATCGCGTCCTACCGGAATATAGACGGCGTCGACAAACAGCTCATGGACCATCTTTTATTCCGGCTAAATGACTTTGTGAATGACAGCCCTGAAGCGCGTAAAGTTGCTTTCCATGACGGGATCGACACAGCAAGAATGTTCAATGGATAACACTTAAGCACAGGCAATGCCTTTCGTACTCTAAGGAAGAGGAGTCGTTATGAAGCTGCTGTCCAACCATCAAATAGGCAATGTTCTCGAAACCCGACTTCGCGACTACAAAGTGTCGTGTAAAGAAACTGATATAAACGTGATCTCGTTAGTGTTAACGCACGCTTACACACATGCCGTCTACGGCGTTTCGGGTATCCGCCCAGCGGATTATCGAGGGCCTTACGGAGCAACCATTCTGGCCAAAACATTGTTGGAAGCTATCGAGAGCGAG
This genomic window from Pseudomonas sp. G.S.17 contains:
- the modC gene encoding molybdenum ABC transporter ATP-binding protein, with translation MTSQIQVRLQVAYPEFSVDVDLALPGKGVTALYGHSGSGKTTCLRCIAGLEKAQSGYININGEVWQDSVNGIFLPPHKRALGYVFQEASLFAHLSVQDNLEFGMRRIRKAERRIDMTQATQLLGIEHLLGRRPDKLSGGERQRVGIARALLTSPRLLLLDEPLAALDAKRKGEILPYLERLHDELDIPVLYVSHSQDEVARLADHLVLLSEGRVLASGPIGETLARLDLPLAMGDDAGVVVQGVVSAYDADYQLLSLRLPGSDLVMRVAHTPLATGTSLRFKIQARDVSLTRQPDEHSSILNRLPVTVISEVAADNAAHVLVGLDAAGTPLLARITRYSRDQLQLSVGQQLWAQIKSVAVLA
- a CDS encoding DNA topoisomerase IB — its product is MPDTTVIAQLPSDLHYVEDTQVGLSRKILRGKFVYFDAQGQRIKDEAEIKRINALVIPPAYTDVWICADPQGHLQATGRDARGRKQYRYHPRWREVRDQNKYSRMVEFGLALPKVRKKIEAQLAQPGIGRDKVMATVISLLDATLIRIGNSQYARDNRSYGLTTLRNKHVAVRGNSILFEFRGKSGVEHKISVTDRRLARVIKRCMELPGQNLFQYLDDDGERHTVSSSDINAYLQSLTGADFTAKDYRTWAGSALALATLRKLDWEPEGDAKKHIVDMVKAVSRQLGNTPAICRKCYIHPAVMEGFLQGELAKLPRSRQRKGLRAEEVALASFLQNLMDKAAELVVQDD
- a CDS encoding helix-turn-helix transcriptional regulator; its protein translation is MSEIGTRLREERKRLGLSQREMGQLGGVAANAQGKYESGERVPKADYLAALASIGVDVLYVLTSRRATGLGVDNLFSRFENPAVQSDVLLTEVQHAVKNFLATIEELSNTYDVNGKQSNAGA
- a CDS encoding excinuclease ABC subunit UvrA, with amino-acid sequence MTSQRNTPDNHALSPLPIANHTGFVRVRGAREHNLKNVDVDIPRDALVVFTGVSGSGKSSLAFSTLYAEAQRRYFESVAPYARRLIDQVGVPDVDSIEGLPPAVALQQQRGSPSARSSVGSVTTLSSLIRMLYSRAGSYPPGQPMLYAEDFSPNTPQGACPQCHGLGRVYEVTEQTMVPDDSLTIRQRAIASWPTAWQGQNLRDILVTMGYDVDTPWRDLPKKQRDWILFTDEQPTVPVYAGLTPEETRVALKRKLEPSYQGTFTGARRYVLHTFSHSQSALMKKRVAQFMIGSPCSLCDGKRLTRAALSVTFAGLDIGELSRMPLLQLAQVLKPVADEKFLAQNLVEGEVVTPEESRRTRKQRAAQGKSDHSAAPDVRLTPSLSIEKRLAAQRIAEDLLARVSTLTELGLGYLSLDRSTPTLSSGELQRLRLATQLGSQLFGVIYVLDEPSAGLHPADGEALFSALQRLKAAGNSLFVVEHDLETMRRADWLIDVGPAAGEQGGRILYSGPPAGLAEVEASQTRLHLFAEHQPQAHTRREPSGWLRLEGVTRNNLNDLSAEFPLGCFTAVTGISGSGKSSLVSHALLELVGAHLGRPAQDHTQETPSLEDDAPQTSDGRVIEGLEGIRRLVQVDQKPIGRTPRSNLATYTGLFDQVRKIFAATPQARSEGYDAGQFSFNVAKGRCPICEGEGFVSVELLFMPSVYAPCPTCHGARYNPQTLTVTWQGLNIAQVLQLTVDQAVIQFAGEPPVLRALEVLRDIGLGYLRLGQPATELSGGEAQRIKLATELQRTQRGATLYVLDEPTTGLHPTDVDRLLIQLNTLVDAGNTVIVVEHEMRVVAQSDWVIDIGPGAGDEGGRIVASGTPATVAKVKTSRTAPFLKPLLGR
- a CDS encoding helix-turn-helix transcriptional regulator — translated: MNSLHVRLRNERIRIGMPQYSFAAIGGVKPNAQVKYESGRRLPRGDYLAAIAGTGIDLLFILTGKRSVGLSQLVGHERTFIASYRNIDGVDKQLMDHLLFRLNDFVNDSPEARKVAFHDGIDTARMFNG